The Salvia miltiorrhiza cultivar Shanhuang (shh) chromosome 1, IMPLAD_Smil_shh, whole genome shotgun sequence genome has a window encoding:
- the LOC130996244 gene encoding polygalacturonase-like, translated as MAISRMFQILILSLFYYYSSYISVLAANNPTYNVQSYGAKSNGKSDCTNAFLSAWGAACASTAPATIYVPPGRYLLRNAYFSGSLCKNTAITIRIDGTLVAPSDYNAIGKNGSWLKFERVTGVSIYGGTLDGQGANLWACKNSGKNCPKGATSLAFYNSNNIRINGLVSVNSQMFHILVDGCRNANLVNVRVSAPGNSPNTDGIHVQQSSGVTIMNSHVATGDDCVSIGPGASNLWIENLACGPGHGISIGSLGWDMKEAGVQNVTVKTATFSGTENGVRVKTWARPSNGFVRDVLFQHLVMVNVQNPVIIDQNYCPNHQNCPHQGSGVKISNVRYEDIHGTSATQVAVKFDCSEMRPCSGIRLDEVNLTFRDKPATASCANAGGTADGVVKPSSCL; from the exons ATGGCCATATCAAGAATGttccaaattctcattttgtcACTTTTTTACTACTACTCTTCATACATATCAGTACTTGCAGCCAATAATCCCACCTACAACGTGCAGTCCTACGGCGCGAAATCAAATGGAAAATCCGATTGCACCAATGCCTTTCTAAGTGCTTGGGGGGCGGCGTGCGCCTCCACGGCCCCGGCAACCATATACGTGCCGCCGGGGAGGTACCTCTTAAGAAACGCATATTTTAGTGGCAGTTTGTGTAAAAACACTGCCATAACTATACGCATTGATGGGACCCTTGTAGCTCCCTCTGATTACAATGCGATTGGGAAAAATGGGAGCTGGTTGAAGTTCGAAAGGGTCACCGGAGTTTCTATCTACGGCGGAACCCTCGACGGCCAAGGCGCCAATTTGTGGGCTTGCAAGAACTCCGGCAAGAATTGCCCTAAAGGAGCTACC TCACTCGCCTTCTATAATTCGAACAACATACGAATCAACGGATTAGTTTCGGTAAACAGCCAAATGTTTCACATACTGGTTGATGGATGTCGGAATGCGAATCTGGTGAACGTGAGAGTGTCGGCACCGGGGAACAGCCCCAACACCGACGGCATTCACGTGCAGCAGTCGTCCGGCGTTACCATCATGAATTCACACGTGGCCACTGGCGACGACTGCGTCTCCATCGGCCCCGGCGCCTCCAACTTGTGGATTGAGAACCTCGCCTGCGGCCCCGGCCACGGCATTAG CATTGGGAGTCTAGGTTGGGATATGAAGGAAGCCGGAGTGCAAAATGTGACGGTGAAAACTGCTACATTTAGTGGAACCGAAAACGGTGTGAGAGTGAAGACATGGGCAAGGCCTAGCAACGGATTCGTGAGAGACGTTCTATTTCAGCATCTCGTAATGGTTAATGTCCAAAACCCCGTTATTATCGACCAAAATTACTGCCCCAACCACCAAAATTGTCCTCACCAG GGTTCGGGTGTAAAAATTAGCAACGTAAGATATGAAGATATACATGGAACCTCGGCGACACAAGTTGCAGTAAAATTCGATTGCAGTGAAATGAGGCCGTGCAGTGGGATAAGATTGGATGAAGTGAACCTGACCTTCAGAGATAAGCCGGCCACGGCGTCGTGCGCCAACGCCGGAGGCACGGCAGACGGAGTTGTCAAGCCGAGCAGCTGCTTATAA